The nucleotide sequence GCGGGGGATTCCCGAACCGCCTTGATCCGAGTTTTCTCACCGCTTCCCCAGTTGCACCTTCCACTCCGTCGGGCCTTCTTGAACGTAGTTCCAGTCAAACCGATCCGTTTGTTCTGCCGCGAATTGGTAATAGAGCGGCCTGGGATCGTGATCGTTAATCAAGAGCAGTTGTTCTCCCGGCGGCAGTGCCTCCCAGACGAAAAAGATCGTCCGGTGTTTGTCCGCAGGAGCGAACCTGCGCACATCGAGCACAGCGGCGTAACGGTTTTCCATCTTCTCCCCTCCCGAAAAAAATCAGGCTGATGCCTTCATTATTCAGGTTGGCGGGGTTGCACGTCTGTGAGGTGCATCACAGTGGGGCGAAAGCAGTCATCCAAAGGGACCTAGGCCCAAGGGGCCGACTGGACGTTGCGCACGTGGTACAATAGAAAGGAACTCCGCGAGCAACGCTAGAGCATCGAAGGGAGGGAGCGGGATGGATGGGTTGTTGTACTGCCGGTGTGAGGGACTGCCGATGTACCGAGGGCGGGATCGGCAGGAGTACGTCTGCCCCCATTGTCGGGCATCGGTACCCCTCTGGCGGGTGGAAGAAGCCATCCTGCACGCTCTCGATGCGGTGCTCAAACAGGAATTGGATTACGGCCGGCTGATCGCTTCGGCCCTGGATCTCGCCGCCCGGAGCGGGGTGGAGGTCGGTAATCTGTTTTCCGAAGTGGAAGGGGCCCTCTCCTTGTACCCGGATGATCCGGTAAAGCGGCACCGGTTGATGCGGCTCATGGTCTCCCGGGTGGAATATGTTCCCTACCACGGAACCCTGGAGGTGGCTTTCGAATTCGGAAGCCGGACGGAAGCGTAACGGGTCGCCCGGGGGCCTGTGGGGCAGCCTGGGCTTTTTTTTTATGGATTTCGTTCTCTTGTGCCTGTTGAGGGAGGAAGGAGAAGTCGTTACAATGGGACTTGTCCACCACACTACATATAGTGTTTGATTTGCATGATTTCGAGGGGGAAACACTATGCAGTGTCCCTATTGCGCGCATGGGGATTCAAAGGTGATTGAGAGCCGCACGACCGCCGATGCTGTGCGCCGGCGGCGGGAATGTCTCGCCTGCGGCCGCCGGTTTACGACGTACGAGCGGGTGGAGGTCTCCCCCCTTCAGGTTATCAAAAAAGACGGGATGCGGGAGACTTTTTCCAGGGAGAAACTGCGCCGCGGTCTGCTCAAAGCCTGTGAAAAGCGCCCCATCACCTCGGAAACCATCGATGCTATGGTGGATCGGGTGGAACGGGATTTGCGCCAGGCGTTTGAGCGTGAGGTGACCACGAACCAGATCGGCGAGCGGGTCATGGCTGTCCTCCGGGAGGTCGACCAGGTGGCCTATGTCCGCTTTGCCAGTGTATACCGCGAATTTAAAGACGTGGAGACGTTTCTTCGGGAAATTCTTCCGCTCCTGGACAAAGAGAGGGGTCAAGGGTTGTGATGGAACAAAAAGATCGGACCATGCTGCCGTTCACCGAGGAGGACCGCCTCTCACCCACCGGGGAAAGGATTGTGGCAGATCGGTATTTGCTGAAAGACGCGAAAAAGGAGTCGCTGAAACCCGGCAGCCTTGTCGTCGCCGTAATTGACAAAAAGCGGGCCTACCACGAGCTGGGCAAGGTCGTCACCGTCGACCCCTCCCGGCGCACCGCTGTGGTGGAACTTCGGGATGGCCATCAGATTGAGCAGTCTTACGACGACTTCGACGTGCTGAAGGAGCAGTCACCCCGGGAAATGTGGCGGCGCATTGCCAAAGGGGCGGCGGCGGTGACCAAGGACCCGGCCCTGTGGGAAGAGCGGTTTTATCAACTGCAGAGCGGATGGAAATACGTCCCCGGCGGGCGCATCAACGCCTCGATGGGCACGGGTTTCCAGACCACCAGTTACAACTGTTTTGTCATCCCCAGCGTCGGCCCCCGGCTGCGGGATTACGCGAAATCCTTTGGCCAGACCTTGGAGATCCAGGCCCGCTCCGGCGGGGTGGGCATGAACCTCTCCCGAATACCGCCCCGGGGCAGTCTCATTCCCGTGTCAAAGGGTCCCCGGCGGTCTCACCTGCAATTGGTGCTGGACGTTTGGCACCCGGACCTCTTTGATTTTCTGCAAGAGGCTTACCCTCACAGCACCAAGGTGGTTCGGGTCAACCGGGCGTTCTTGCAAGCCGTGGAGGACCGGGCCGACTGGACCTTTGTGTTCCCGGATTCTTCCTTCGAAGGATACGATGACCTGTGGGACGGGGATTTGGCCAAATGGATGAAACAGGATCTGCCAGTCAAATATGGCACCACGGTACCCGCCCTGACGGTGTACGACAAAATCCTCGAATCCGGCGTGGTGATGACCGAAGAGGTGCTGGGTACTGTATTGGTACCCGGGGATAGCCGGGGGACCATCGCCGAGACCCTGGGGGATATGTGGGAGGAAATGGCCCGGGGCCGCCGGACGGCGGTGATCCTGTCTTCCCTGCGCCCTCGTTACACGTACGTGAAAGGGGTTAACGGGCGGAGTTCCGGGGCGTACTCCTGGGGGATCCTTTACGATAAGGGGAACCAGGTGTTTGGAGATGGTTTTGGCCCTGTGGGGGTCGGGGAAATCATGTCGGTGGGCTGCCAATTGACCCTCCAAGGCGGATCCCGGCGGGGGGCCCTGATGTTGATCCTGAACGACCGCCACGCCGATCTTCACCGGTTCATCCAGGCCAAGCAGGTCGAAGGGGTGATCACCGGGGCCAACGTTTCGGTGGGCATCTCCGAAGAGTTCATGCAGGTGAAACAGCGGGGCGGCGATTGGAGTTTAGGATTTCCCCGGATGGAGGAGATGGACGAGTTCGATGGCGACTTCGGCCGCTGGGAGGCGACGGGTCGGAAATTGGTGGTCACCGAGACCCTTCCGGCGGAGGAGTTGTGGGAGGAAATCATCACCTCGGCGTGGAAATCCGCCGAACCCGGCGTGGTTTTCCTCGGGCGCTACAACGCCATGAGCAATAGCTGGTATTATAATCCGATCATCGCCACAAACCCTTGCTTCCATCCGGACACCCGGGTTGCGACGGAATTCGGGTACCTGCGTATTGAGGACCTCTATCATCGGGTCGGTTCGGCGTCGTTTCAAGTCCTCACGGATGACCGCGTTCATCGTCGGGTCGAAGTGGTCAACGGCCGATCCTACGCGGTACCGGGGGTGACATCCCGGCCGGCGGTCGTCTTTCCCACGGGGCGAAAACAGACGGTGAAGGTGGCGCTGAAAAATGGCATGGAGTTGAAAGTGACGCCGGATCACCGGCTCCTTACATCGGATGGGTGGAAAGAAGCGGGAGAACTGCAGCCCGGCGACTTGGTTCTCATCCAGTCCGGGGAGGGGTTGTTCTCGGAAAAGGATGGTCTGGGACGGGATTGGGGTTGGTTTTTGGGATGGTTGGTCGGCGATGGTTGGATCTCAAAGCGCGGAGATGTCGGGATGGTCTTCGGTCGCGAAGACGCAGAAGTCATTCCGGAGATGATCAGGATCGGCAAGGAGCTATCCGGGGCGGAAGCCAAGGTATTCGAAAGGGAGAACGGGGTTTTTCAAGCTTTCTGGTGGAAAAAGGAATTTCGCGACCGGCTCCTGTCTCTAGGGGTCAAACAGGTCAGGGCCGAGGACAAAAGGGTGCCCGAGGCGGTGTTTGAGGCCTCGAGGGAAACGGTGAGAGCCTTTCTTCAGGCCCTTTTCAGTTCGGATGGCACGGTTTATGAAAATGACGAACATCACCGCACCGTGCGAATGACCTCGGCTTCAAAAAGCTTACTTCAAGACGTGCAACTTTTGCTATTGAATTTCGGGATCCATGGAAAGATATATGATCGACCCAAAAGGAACCAGGCGAAATTCCAGTACCAGACGATTTCCGGTGAATCCCGGGTGTACGAGAGTAAGGGTTTCTACGAGCTGATTCTGTCTGACAACAATGTGGCGGTGTTTGCCGAGAAGATCGGGTTTGCACTCGTGACCCGAAAACAGGAGGCTCTCCAGCGAATCAGCCGGCCTTCTCGAAAACGGGAAAATTTTTATAGCGCCGTGGCGGGGGTGGAGCCAGGGGAGGAAGTGACGGTCTACGACGTCAGTGAACCGGAAACCCACTCCCTGTTGGCTTCGGGCATCGTCGCCCACAACTGCGGAGAACAGGGACTGCCGGCCTTTGGGATCTGTAACCTCGGAGCCGTGGTGTTGAGCAAATTCACCACCGGCTTTGAGGACAGCGGGGTCGAGGCGACTTTTTCGGATCCCGCCAAAGAAGAGTACATCCGCGGATGGCTCCGCAAACATTTTGACGACGAGCGGGCGGAGTTTTTCCTCCACCACATCCGCTGGGAGGCCCTGGAGGAGACGGTCCGCACCGGTGTGCGCTTTCAGGATGCGGTGATCGATGCTACGTACTATCCGTTTGAAGAAAACCGGGAAAACCAACTGGGCGAGCGGCGGGTCGGCCTCGGCATCATGGGGCTGCACGATTTGCTCATCCACTGCGGGGTCCGTTATGGCAGTGAGGAGTCGACCCGGCTGATTGATGTGTTGATCGGGATGATGGCGGAATGGTCCTACCTGGAGTCGGTGGAGCTCGCCAAGGAGAACGGCCCCTTCCCGCGATTCGAAACGGAGAAGTTTCTCCAGTCCGGGTACATGCGGCACATGGCCGCGGAGCGGCCGCACGTCGTGGAAGCCATTCGCAAATATGGCGTGCGCAACGTGACCACCATGACCATCGCGCCGACGGGGACCACCGGCACGATGGTGGGGTGTTCCACCGGGTGCGAGCCGTACTATGCCTGGTCGTATTTTCGCAACTCCCGTCTGGGGATGTTTGAGGAGAACGCCCAGATTGTCGACGATTACCTCGCCCTTCACCCCGGCGCGGACCGGGAGCACCTCCCGGATTACTTTGTCACCGCCATGGAGTTGACCCCCGAGGAGCACGTCCGGGTGCAGGCGGCATTGCAAAAGTGGATCGACTCCAGCATCTCGAAGACCTGCAACGCGCCGGAATCCTACACCGTCGAGGACACGAAGCAATTGTACGACCTGGCTTACGACCTCGGGTGCAAGGGTGTGACCATCTACCGGGACGGCTCCCGCTCGGAACAGGTCTTGG is from Kyrpidia tusciae DSM 2912 and encodes:
- a CDS encoding DUF2249 domain-containing protein, with amino-acid sequence MENRYAAVLDVRRFAPADKHRTIFFVWEALPPGEQLLLINDHDPRPLYYQFAAEQTDRFDWNYVQEGPTEWKVQLGKR
- a CDS encoding LAGLIDADG family homing endonuclease: MEQKDRTMLPFTEEDRLSPTGERIVADRYLLKDAKKESLKPGSLVVAVIDKKRAYHELGKVVTVDPSRRTAVVELRDGHQIEQSYDDFDVLKEQSPREMWRRIAKGAAAVTKDPALWEERFYQLQSGWKYVPGGRINASMGTGFQTTSYNCFVIPSVGPRLRDYAKSFGQTLEIQARSGGVGMNLSRIPPRGSLIPVSKGPRRSHLQLVLDVWHPDLFDFLQEAYPHSTKVVRVNRAFLQAVEDRADWTFVFPDSSFEGYDDLWDGDLAKWMKQDLPVKYGTTVPALTVYDKILESGVVMTEEVLGTVLVPGDSRGTIAETLGDMWEEMARGRRTAVILSSLRPRYTYVKGVNGRSSGAYSWGILYDKGNQVFGDGFGPVGVGEIMSVGCQLTLQGGSRRGALMLILNDRHADLHRFIQAKQVEGVITGANVSVGISEEFMQVKQRGGDWSLGFPRMEEMDEFDGDFGRWEATGRKLVVTETLPAEELWEEIITSAWKSAEPGVVFLGRYNAMSNSWYYNPIIATNPCFHPDTRVATEFGYLRIEDLYHRVGSASFQVLTDDRVHRRVEVVNGRSYAVPGVTSRPAVVFPTGRKQTVKVALKNGMELKVTPDHRLLTSDGWKEAGELQPGDLVLIQSGEGLFSEKDGLGRDWGWFLGWLVGDGWISKRGDVGMVFGREDAEVIPEMIRIGKELSGAEAKVFERENGVFQAFWWKKEFRDRLLSLGVKQVRAEDKRVPEAVFEASRETVRAFLQALFSSDGTVYENDEHHRTVRMTSASKSLLQDVQLLLLNFGIHGKIYDRPKRNQAKFQYQTISGESRVYESKGFYELILSDNNVAVFAEKIGFALVTRKQEALQRISRPSRKRENFYSAVAGVEPGEEVTVYDVSEPETHSLLASGIVAHNCGEQGLPAFGICNLGAVVLSKFTTGFEDSGVEATFSDPAKEEYIRGWLRKHFDDERAEFFLHHIRWEALEETVRTGVRFQDAVIDATYYPFEENRENQLGERRVGLGIMGLHDLLIHCGVRYGSEESTRLIDVLIGMMAEWSYLESVELAKENGPFPRFETEKFLQSGYMRHMAAERPHVVEAIRKYGVRNVTTMTIAPTGTTGTMVGCSTGCEPYYAWSYFRNSRLGMFEENAQIVDDYLALHPGADREHLPDYFVTAMELTPEEHVRVQAALQKWIDSSISKTCNAPESYTVEDTKQLYDLAYDLGCKGVTIYRDGSRSEQVLALSEDKLKKEGAGVGEGAQTGTAAVEAGAAAPQAAVAAESPGTGRPSTTKYVKRKRPDVLYGATYKKETPLGTAYITINDDPEDHLAREIFVNIGKAGSDVYAANEALGRAITLYLMDSQNPDKEAVLVRHFSGIGGYSAVGFGERRITSVPDAIAKSLIEHSETFPLRHGGVYHAAASQGDPDTGRGADAEDASEDGHGRGTGGGHGDHGRGNGNGRSLRGFNIGKDLCPNCHRMSLVRQGGCFECEACGYSKC
- the nrdR gene encoding transcriptional regulator NrdR: MQCPYCAHGDSKVIESRTTADAVRRRRECLACGRRFTTYERVEVSPLQVIKKDGMRETFSREKLRRGLLKACEKRPITSETIDAMVDRVERDLRQAFEREVTTNQIGERVMAVLREVDQVAYVRFASVYREFKDVETFLREILPLLDKERGQGL